A genomic region of Herbaspirillum sp. DW155 contains the following coding sequences:
- a CDS encoding MotA/TolQ/ExbB proton channel family protein, which yields MNMQLLHELAFYLMYACAALAIFVIVERGLFFGYTMRQATGLERAMTHAVQHLQELPAGLTTRPSLPLALVSDILAEKHHLHTEKDLEDFSESVYIAKRGEVQQRLWILDTIVTAAPLLGLLGTILGIIDTFKALAVQGVSDPGQVSQGIGTALYATALGIGIAVVGMFFFNLFQERIERINDHLKVLMLRACVGRVNQQPNHPLQPQSKLHVA from the coding sequence ATGAACATGCAATTACTCCACGAACTGGCTTTCTACCTGATGTATGCCTGCGCTGCGCTGGCCATCTTCGTCATCGTCGAACGCGGCCTGTTCTTCGGCTACACCATGCGCCAGGCCACCGGTCTGGAGCGCGCCATGACCCACGCGGTCCAGCACCTGCAGGAGCTGCCGGCCGGGCTGACCACCCGCCCCAGCCTGCCGCTGGCGCTGGTGTCGGACATCCTGGCCGAGAAGCACCACCTGCATACCGAGAAGGATCTGGAAGACTTCAGCGAATCGGTCTATATCGCCAAGCGCGGCGAAGTGCAGCAGCGTCTGTGGATCCTCGATACCATCGTCACGGCTGCGCCCCTGCTGGGCCTGTTGGGCACCATCCTCGGCATCATCGATACCTTCAAGGCGCTGGCCGTGCAGGGCGTGTCCGATCCGGGCCAGGTATCGCAGGGCATCGGTACGGCCCTGTATGCAACGGCACTGGGCATCGGCATTGCGGTGGTCGGCATGTTCTTCTTCAACCTGTTCCAGGAACGCATCGAACGCATCAACGATCACCTGAAGGTACTGATGCTGCGCGCCTGCGTGGGCCGTGTGAACCAGCAGCCCAACCACCCGCTGCAGCCGCAGAGCAAGCTGCACGTTGCCTGA
- a CDS encoding phospholipase D-like domain-containing protein — MKSASRRLLIRLAAAFAAVLPLAGPVHAEFAIPGFELVHTVPRETTLATPDLRDAALVWKEMFDAAQREIVFGQFYVAGQDGEALDDIMAHLEAAGRRGVKIRFLMEKKGEFASVPATIEKLRRIPNLEFRQIDYSRMTGNGIIHAKYFVVDGRSAYVGSQNFDWRSFSHIHETGLKITDPTVAAQVQAIFEIDWAAQAAIAAGQPPAVTNHGVVPAEVARGNYLVASPNAFNPPGVGDSQSELVRLIGQAQQEVRVQLLDYAPLSYGPNHTRPYYAVIDDALRAAATRGVKIKLMVSNWNTEAPAIRYLQSLALLPNVEIRIVTLPQASGGFIPFARVIHTKAMSIDGQVAWIGTSNWAGGYLDNSRNLEVVLHDAAMAQRVAALHEQTWSSVYAQPIDVLKVYPKPAKGKPASE, encoded by the coding sequence ATGAAATCCGCTTCCCGCCGTCTCCTCATCCGCCTTGCCGCAGCCTTCGCGGCTGTGCTCCCGCTGGCCGGTCCGGTCCACGCCGAATTCGCCATTCCCGGCTTCGAGCTGGTCCACACGGTGCCGCGCGAGACCACGCTGGCCACGCCCGACCTGCGCGATGCGGCGCTGGTGTGGAAGGAGATGTTCGATGCGGCGCAGCGGGAGATCGTGTTCGGCCAGTTCTACGTGGCCGGGCAGGATGGCGAGGCGCTGGATGACATCATGGCGCATCTGGAAGCGGCTGGCCGGCGCGGCGTGAAGATCCGCTTCCTGATGGAAAAGAAGGGAGAATTCGCCTCAGTCCCGGCCACCATCGAGAAGCTCAGGCGCATTCCCAACCTGGAATTTCGCCAGATCGATTATTCCCGCATGACCGGCAACGGCATCATCCATGCGAAGTATTTCGTGGTCGATGGGCGCAGCGCCTATGTGGGCAGCCAGAACTTCGACTGGCGCTCGTTCTCGCACATCCACGAAACCGGGCTGAAGATCACCGACCCGACCGTGGCCGCGCAGGTCCAAGCCATCTTCGAGATCGACTGGGCCGCGCAAGCCGCCATCGCCGCCGGGCAGCCACCGGCCGTGACCAATCACGGCGTGGTGCCGGCCGAGGTGGCGCGCGGCAACTACCTGGTGGCCAGCCCGAATGCCTTCAACCCGCCCGGCGTGGGCGACTCGCAAAGCGAACTGGTGCGTCTGATCGGGCAGGCGCAGCAAGAGGTGCGGGTGCAGTTGCTGGACTATGCGCCGCTGTCCTACGGACCCAACCACACCCGGCCCTACTACGCCGTGATCGACGATGCCCTGCGCGCGGCGGCCACGCGCGGCGTGAAGATCAAGCTGATGGTGTCGAACTGGAATACCGAAGCCCCGGCCATCCGCTACCTGCAAAGCCTGGCGCTGCTGCCCAATGTGGAGATCCGCATCGTCACGCTGCCGCAGGCGTCCGGCGGCTTCATCCCCTTTGCGCGGGTGATCCACACCAAGGCCATGAGCATCGATGGCCAGGTGGCCTGGATCGGCACCAGCAACTGGGCCGGCGGTTATCTGGACAATTCGCGTAATCTGGAAGTGGTGCTGCACGACGCCGCCATGGCGCAGCGCGTGGCGGCCTTGCACGAACAGACTTGGAGTTCGGTGTATGCGCAGCCCATCGACGTGCTGAAGGTGTATCCCAAGCCGGCCAAGGGCAAGCCCGCATCGGAATAA